TATCGACCTCGTCGGAACCGCGGCGCTGGCCCTCGGCATCCTGGCCGCCTCCGTCGCGCTGACGTTCGGCCCGGCGTGGAACTGGTCGTGGCCGGTCGCCGTCGCCCTCCTGGTCGCCGCCCTGGCGCTGTGGGGCATGTGGAGGCACCAGGATGCCATCGAGTGCTCCGGCCGCGTCCCGCTGCTGCCTCCGAGCGTCTTGCGCCTGCGCCCCCTGCAACTCGGCCTGATCGCGGCGGGGCTGTTCTTCGCCGGGTATTCCGCCCTGCTGTACGTCTTCCCGCGCGCGGTCGAGGCCGGAGGCCTGACCTCGCTCCAGGCCGGCATGGCGCTGCTGCCGTTCGCGGTCGTGTTCGCCGGGATGTCCCTGGCCGTCGCTCGCATCCAGAGCCGTCTGGGTGACGCGACGCTCATCCTCGGCGTCTCCCTGCAGATCGTGGCGCTCCTCGCGATGGGCGGCACCCTCGCGGTGGCGTGGGGGAGCGACATCGGTCTGTGGCTGCAGCCCGCGCTCGTGATCCTCGGCGCGGGTCAGGCGCTCATCTTCTCCCCGCTGACCCAGCTCGTCGTGCGCGAGGTGCCGGTCGAGGCGGCGGGTCTGTCGGGCGGGATGTTCAGCACCGCCCAGCAGCTCGCACTGTCGTTCGGGGTGATCGTGATCGGGGGACTCGTGAGCCTCACCGGCGCGGCCGGCCGCGACGAGCTCCTCGCCGGGCTCGCCCTCGACATCGCGCTCGCCGTGGCGGTGCTGATCGTCGCCGTCGCCCTCCGCTCCCGCGCGCGCCGCCCCTCCCGCTGACGCGCGGGCGGGGACGCGCCGACGCGGACGTGCCGGCGGGGTCGTGCGGGCGGGGACGCGCCGACGGGAAAGACACCGGATGCCGCGGCCCCGGCGTCGCCCCACCGTCACGGGGCGTCCACCGGGCGTTCACCGCGGGCGGGTGTCATCGGAGGATGCGCGTGCGTCGTCCGGTGACCCTGACCGCCGCCTCCTCGGTGGCCGTGCTCGGCGCGACCGCCGTGGCGATGCGGACGCTCATCTCCCGGCAGGCCGCGATCGCACGCCGCCGCATCGGCAAGCCGCTGGGGGAGCAGGCTCTCGACGCCGACCGGGTCTGGCGGCGCAAGAAGCATCCGGGAGAACCGGTCGAATTGCTGCTCCTCGGCGACTCGATCGCCGCGGGGCTCGGTGCAGGGCACCGCCGGGACACGCTGGGTGCCCGGCTCGCCAAGGGCATCGCGCGCGAGGCGGTTCGTCCCGTGCGCCTCCGCACCGCCGCGGTCGTGGGGTCCGAGACCTCGGCGCTCGCCCTCCAACTCGCCGAGCTCCCTCCCGACTACCGCGCCGACGTCGCCGTCATCGTCGTGGGCGGGAACGACGTCACCCACAGGGTGCCCGCGAACCGCGCCGCCGCGCAGCTCGAGGAGGCCATCGGCATCCTGAGAGAGCGGGGGATGCCGGTGGTCGTCGGCACGTGCCCCGATCTCGGCACCCTGCGGGCCGTGCCGCAGCCGCTGCGCACCCTGGCGTCGCGCTCGTCGCGACAGCTGGCCGCGGCCCAGGCGCGTGCCGCCCACCGGGCGGGGGCGCGCGTGGTCGGGCTCGCGCGGGCGGTGGGGCCGGTGTTCGCCGAACGCCCCGATGAGATGTTCAGCATCGATCGGTTCCACCCCAGCGCCCTCGGCTACCGCCGCACCGCCGACGCGCTGCTGCCGGCGGTGCTCGCCACGCTGCCGACCGCTCCTTCCTCGGCCAACCCATAGCCCGCCGCCGTACTCTTCCGGCACGCCTCCCATCGATGTCTTCCTCAGCACCTGGCGCGCCGATCCGATCACCCTCGGCGTGCTCTTCGTGGCATCCGTCACCTACTTCCTCGGCGTGCGCGCGGCGCGACGTCGCGGCGAGAACTGGCCCGTTCGACGCACGATCGGCTTCTTCGCGCTCGGTCTGCTGCCCTACGCGGTCATCGAGCTCGGCTTCCTCGGCGTGTACTCGTCCGAGTTGCGCTGGGCGTTCTCGACCCGCATCGCGCTGCTGATCTTCGCCATCCCCGCCGGGATCGCCGCCGGTCGTCCGCTCGATCTGGTCCCCACCGGGGTGCGCGAGCGGATCCTCGCCTCCCGCATCACCCGCATCTTCGGCAACGCGATGGTCGCCACCGTCGTCATCGCCGCGGTGTTCTGCCTGTTCCTCACGCCCCTGGCCGGCATCCTGCGCGTGAATCCCGTGGTCGAGGCCTCGCTCGGGATTGTCGTCCCCCTCGTCGGACTCGCGATGGTGCTGCCGATGATGGCTCTCGGCGCCGTTCACACCGGCACCTTCATCGCGATCGAGTTCCTGCTCGCGTTCGTCGAGCTGCTGATCGACTCGGTCCCGGGTCTGCTCATGCGCTTGAACGACAATGTCGTGGACCTCATTCCGGATGCCACGCAGGCGGTCTCGTGGTGGCCCTCGATGCTGCACGACCAGCACCTGGCCGGCGACATGATCTGGTTCATCGCGGAGTTCGCCGACCTGCCGATCCTCGTCATCCTCATGATCCGGTGGATGCGCAGCGACCGCGTCGAGGCGAAGGGCTTCGACGACCTCTCCGACGAGGAGTACGACGAGATGACCCGCGCGCACCTGCGCGGCGAGCGTTGACCCGCGCCCGACACCCCGACAGGGTGGAAGGGTGCCCACCCACGACGACGTCGACACGTTCCTGACCGACACCCTCGTCGGTGACGACCCGGTTCTGGATGCCGTGCTGCAGACGCAGCACGACGCCGGTCTCCCGTCGATCGAGGTCGCCCCCGTCAACGCGAAGTTCCTGCACCTTCTCACCCGCATCGCCGGCGCGCGGCGTGTGCTTGAAATCGGCACGCTCGGCGGGTACTCGAGCATCTGGTTCGCGCGCGCCGTCGGTGAGGACGGACGTGTCGTCACGATCGAGGCCGAGCCCGCGAACGCCGAGATCGCCCGCGCGAACCTCGAGCGTGCGGGTGTCGCCGCCCGCGTCGAGGTGCGAGAAGGGCGCGGTGCCGATGTGCTCCCGACGCTGGAGGGAAGCGAGCCCTTCGACCTCGTCTTCATCGACGCCGACAAGGAATCGAACACGATCTACCTCGACTGGGCCGCGCGTCTCGGCCGCCCGGGCACCGTCGTCGTGCTCGACAACGTCGTTCGCGGGGGAGAGGTGGCGGATGCCGCGACCCCCGACAGCAAGGTGCAGGGCGCCCGCGCGGGTTTGGTCATGCTCGGCAGCGACCCCCGCTTCGACGCCACCGCGCTGCAGACCCTCGACCGCAAGGGCTGGGACGGGGTGGCGGTGGCGATCGTGGTGGACCCATCCCCAGGTCCCTGAGCGTGTCGAAGGGACCGGACCTCGGCGCGCGGTCCGGTGGCTTCGACGGGCTCAGCCACCTCGTGTCGCAGGTGCCTGAGCGTGTCGCAGGTCCCTGAGCTTGTCGCAGGTGCCTGAGCGTGTCGCAGGTCCCTGAGCGTGTCGCAGGTCCCTGAGCGTGTCGCAGGTCCCTGAGCTTGTCGAAGGGACCGGACCTCGGTGCGCGGTCCGGTGGCTTCGACGGCCTCAGCCACCGTGCGCGGGGCGGAATCCGAGCTCGACCCCACGCCCATCGAGCGCGGTCACTAGACTCGACCACGGACCGACGACGCTCCGCCCTCTTCCACCCAAGAACCAACGAGGAGTCCTTCGTGGCACTTATCGAGGCTGTCAACGCGCGCGAGATCCTGGATTCGCGCGGTAACCCGACCGTCGAGGTGGAGGTGCTCCTCGACGACGGAATCGTCCAGCGGGCCGCCGTCCCCTCCGGCGCGTCCACCGGCGCGTTCGAGGCCTACGAGCTGCGCGACGGCGACAAGAGCCGTTACAGCGGCAAGGGCGTGCTGAAGGCCGTCGCGGCGGTCGTCGACGAGCTCGGCCCCGCGATCGAGGGCGTCGAGGCCAGCGAGCAGCGCATCATCGACGAGATCCTCATCGAGACCGACGGCACCGAGAACAAGTCGCGCACCGGCGCCAACGCCATCCTCGGCGTCTCGCTCGCCGTCGCCAAGGCCGCCGCCGACAGCGCCGACCTGCCCCTGTTCCGCTACCTCGGCGGCCCCAACGCGCACCTGCTGCCCGTGCCGCTCTTCAACGTCATCAACGGCGGCGAGCACGCCGACAACGGCATCGACTTCCAGGAGTTCTTCCTCGCGCCCATCGGCGCCGAGACCTACGGCGAGTCCCTCCGCTGGGGCACCGAGGTCTACCACGTCCTCAAGGGCGAGCTGAAGTCCGCCGGCTACAACACCGGTCTCGGCGACGAGGGCGGCTTCGCTCCCGACCTGCCCAGCAACCGCGAGGGCCTCGACTTCCTGATCCGCGCGATCGAGAAGGCCGGCTTCACCCCCGGCAAGGAGATCGCCGTCGGCCTCGACGTCGCTGCCACCGAGTTCTACAAGGACGGTGTCTACACGGTCGAGGGCAAGGAGTGGAGCGTCGACACCCTCGTCGACTACTTCGCCGACCTCGTCGCCAACTTCCCGATCGTCACGATCGAGGACGCCCTCGCCGAAGACGACTGGGACGGCTGGAAGAAGCTGACGGATGCCATCGGCTCCAAGGTCCAGCTCGTCGGCGACGACCTGTTCGTCACCAACCCGAAGCGCCTGCAGCAGGGCATCGACCTCGGCGTCGCCAACTCGCTGCTGGTCAAGGTCAACCAGATCGGCACGCTGTCCGAGACGCTCGACGCGATCTCGCTGGCCACCCGCTCGGGCTACACCTCGATGCTGTCGCACCGCTCGGGTGAGACCGAGGACACCACGATCGCCGACCTCGCCGTCGCGGTCAACGCCGGCCAGATCAAGACCGGTGCCCCCGCGCGCAGCGAGCGCGTCGCGAAGTACAACCAGCTGCTCCGCATCGAGGAAGACCTCGGCGACGCCGCGGTCTTCGCGGGCCGCTCGGCGTTCCCCCGCTTCAAGGGCTGAGCGTCTGACGTCGTGAGGAGGGGGAGCCGAGCGGCTTCCCCTCCTTTCGCGTTCCCGGGCGGCTTTGCGGGGTGTTCGCCGAGACCCTCCCCGGTCGTCGGCGCGTCCCCGGGTCCGCTCGGATCGGCGACGTAGACTCGGCTCCGCCCGTCGCCCGAACGCTCGGTGGGGAACGACGCGGGTAGGAACGAGAGGGATGCCGTGGACCGACCGACACTGCCTCCCCGTGGCCCGGCATCCGGGGGATCCTCGGGCGCCAAGGGCAAGGGTGCCAAGGGTAAGAGCACCAACGGCAAGATCACCAACGGCAGGGGCGAGAAGGCCAAAGCCCCCACCGCGTCCACCGCGAAGACGCCGTCCGCGCGGCCTCCGGGTAAGCCCCGCACGCAGGGCGCGGAGCCGAAACGCCCCGCCCGCACCGCCGCCCGCGCCGCCGCTCGCCCCGCCGCCGCTCAGCGCCGGGTCGACGTGCGGGGGTGGCTCGGTGGCATCCGGGTGTCCGGCTTCGTCGTCATCATGCTCGGTCTCGTCGTCCTCGGCACGTTCGTCCTCGTTCCCACCGTCGGCACCTACATGGATCAGCGTCAGCAGATCCAGGCGCTGAAGAGCGCCGTGGCGCTGAGCCAGTCCGAGGTCGCCGACCTGCAGTCGCAGCGCGAGCGGTGGTCCGACCCGGCGTACATCACGACGCAGGCCCGCGAGCGGCTGTACTACACGATGCCCGGGGAGGTCGTGTACCTCATCGACGACGATCTTCCCGCCTCGGCCGCCCTCCAGGATCAGGCCGACGTGAGCGGAGACGTGAGCCAGACCCGCACCGACTGGATGTCGCAGTTCATGCGCTCGCTGACCTCGGCGGGATCCGCGCAGGTGGCGGTCCCGACGGTCGGGGTCCCCGACCCGACGCCGACGCCCGACGCGCCTCCCGCTCCCTGATCCGAGCCGCCGACCGTGCTCGGCGGACGGGCAACACCGCCGGGTACCCTGAGAGCGATGACTTCCACGCAGCTTCCCCCCGCCTCCGACGCCGACCTCGCCGTTCTTCAGACGCAGCTCGGCCGCGTGCCGCGCGGCGTGGTGGGTATCGCGGCGCGCTGCGTTTGCGGCAACCCCACCGTGGTGGCGACCTCTCCGCGTCTCGACGACGGCAGCCCGTTCCCCACGTTCTACTACCTCACGCACCCCGCGGCGACGGCCGCGATGTCGGTGCTCGAGGCGGGGCACGTGATGAAGGAGTTCCAGGACGAGCTCGCCGAGGACGACGATCTGCGCGCCGCCTACCTTGCCGCGCACGAGGCCTATCTCCGCGACCGCGCGGCCTACGGCGAGCCCGAAGAGATCGCCGGGATCTCCGCGGGCGGGATGCCGACCCGCGTGAAGTGCCTCCACGCCCTCGCCGGCCACTCCCTCGCCGCGGGCCCGGGTGTCAACCCGATCGGCGACCGCGCCCTCGCCCGCGGGACCTGGTCGCCGGAGCGGTGCGTCTGCGAGACCCCCGGAGCCGGCGGATGAGACGCGTCGTCGCCGCGGCGGCATCCCTCGTTCTTGCGGTGATGCTCAGCGGGGCGACGACAGCCCCCGTGCCCGAAGACCCCACCGACAGCGTCCGCGCGGGGGAGTACTGGCTGGATCAGTACGGCATCCGCGAGGCATGGAACACGACGCGTGGCGCCGGGCAGAAGATCGCGATCATCGACACGGGCATTGCTCGCGGACCCGTCGAGTTCAACGGCGCGGTCGTGGGCGGAACCGATGTGTCGGGCGCGGGCTCGTCCGATGGTCGCACCCCCGTGGGCGCGGTGGACTCCAACCACGGCAGCTGGGTCGCCTCTCTCGCGGCCTCGCGCGGTACCGGGAACGGCCGGGGCATGATCGGCGTGGCTCCGGAGGCCGAGCTCCTGTCGATCTCGATCGGCTTCGGGGCGTCGGCCTCTGTCCCGTTCACCGAGCAGATCGCGAATGCGATGCGCTGGGCGGTCGACCACGGAGCCACCGTCATCAACCTGTCGCTGACGACGAACACCCTGGACTGGGACCCCAGCTGGGACGACGCGTTCATGTACGCGTTCGATCATGACGTCGTCGTCGTGGTCGCCGCGGGTAACAGGGGGAGCGGCACCGACCGCGTGGGTGCCCCCGCGACCATCCCGGGCGTGCTCGCCGTGGGCGGCGTGGATCCGTCCGGACGCGCGAGCAGCGACGCGTCGACCCAGGGCATCACGATCGGCATCTCGGCCCCGAGCGAGCGGCTTCTCGGCATCTCGGCCGACGGCACGCTCGCGCAATGGAACGGCACGAGCGGCGCGGCCCCCATCGTGGCCGGAATCGCGGCTCTCGTCCGCGCAGCGCATCCGGGAATGGATGCCGACAACGTCCTGAACCGTCTCATCTCCACCGCGAAGCCCGCCCCGGGCACGGCGCCCGGTCTCGACCTCCTGTACGGGTACGGTCTCGTCGACGCGTCCCGGGCTGTCTCGGCGGACGTCCCCTCGGTGTCGGAGAACCCGCTCGGCAGCCTCGAGGACTGGATCCGGGTGTATCGGCGGGCCGACAGCGAGCCCAGCCCGACGCCGAGCTCGGCGCCGGTGGAGATCCCGCCGTTGCCCCCGGTCGAGGGGCCGCCCTCCGCGAGTTCGCCTCTGCTGCCGTCGCGCGATACCGTGCTGTACGGGTCACTGCCGCTCGCGGGTGCCACGCTCGCGGCTATAATGATTGCGCTCGGCGTCAGTGCTGCTGCCCGGCGAATTCGAAAGGCGCGCGGTTCTCGCGAGCCGAGCCGCACCACAAACCAGGAGTCTCTCCCATCGTGACCAGCACCGTGCCCAGGATCCTCATTGTCGGCGGAGGCTACGCGGGGTTCTACACCGCGTGGAAGCTCGAGAAGCTGCTCGGCCGCGGGGAGGCCGAGGTCACCATCGTCGACCCGCTGCCGTACATGACCTACCAGCCCTTCCTCCCCGAGGTCGCGGCCGGTGAGATCGAGCCGCGCCACGTCGTCGTCGGCCTCCGTCGTCACCTCAAGCGCACCACGGTGATCGCGGGCAAGATCACGGGGATCAATCACGCGACCAAGACCGCGACGATCACCCCGATCGTGGGCGACGAGACCTGGCAGCACGAGTACGACCAGATCGTCGTGACCGCCGGTGCCGTCTCGCGCACGTTCCCGATCCCGGGTATCGCCGAGAACGCGATCGGCCTCAAGACCATCGAAGAGGCCGTCGCGATCCGCGACCGCCTGACCTCGAACTTCGACAAGGCGTCGGTCCTCCCGGCCGGCCCCGAGCGCGACCGTCTGCTGACCGTCGTCGTCGTCGGCGGTGGCTTCGCCGGCATCGAGGTCTTCGCCGAGCTGCGCGCCTATGCGTCGTCGCTGCTGAAGTCCTACCCCCAGCTGTCGTTCGATGACACGCACTTCCACCTCATCGAGGCGATGGGCCGCATCATGCCCGAGGTGTCGCAGAAGACCAGCGAGTGGGTGCTGAAGGACCTCGCGAAGAAGGGCGCGTTCGTGCACCTGGACACGCAGGTCAAGGGCGCAGTCGACGGTGTCATCGAGCTCTCCACCGGCGAGCAGCTGCCCAGCGACCTCATCATCTGGACCGCCGGTGTCATGGCGAACCCCACGGTCGTCCGTGGCAGCGACCTGCCCGTCGAGGAGCGCGGTCGCATCCGCACCCGCCCCGACCTCCGCGTCGGCACCGACGAAGAGGTCGTCGAGGGCGCGTGGGCTGCCGGCGACGTCTCGGCCGTCCCCGACCTCTCGGGCGGCGGCGTCGGCGGGTTCTGCGTCCCCAACGCGCAGCACGCCGTCCGCCAGGGCAAGCTCATGGCGAAGAACATCGTGGCGGTCCTGCGGGGCGAGCAGCCCAAGCAGTACTTCCACAAGAACCTCGGTGCCGTCGCCGGTCTGGGCCTGTACAACGGCGCCTTCCAGTCCGGCAAGATCGCGCTGACCGGCTTCATCGCGTGGCTCGCGCACCGCGGTTACCACGGCCTGGCGATGCCCACGTGGGAGCGCAAGTTCCGCGTGGTCGGCGACTGGGTCCAGAACTTCCTGCACGGTCGCGAGACCGTGAACCTCGAGGCCGTGCAGAACCCGCGCGCCACCTTCGAGGAGTTCGCGGCCCGCCCGCGCCCCGCGGCCCCCGCCGCCGAGGCTCCCGCGGACGAGAAGAAGCCCGAGCCCGTCGCCGCGAAGTAACTCTTCGCGTCCCGAGACCCCCGCCCCGTCCACGGTGCGGGG
This portion of the Microbacterium testaceum StLB037 genome encodes:
- a CDS encoding S8 family serine peptidase is translated as MRRVVAAAASLVLAVMLSGATTAPVPEDPTDSVRAGEYWLDQYGIREAWNTTRGAGQKIAIIDTGIARGPVEFNGAVVGGTDVSGAGSSDGRTPVGAVDSNHGSWVASLAASRGTGNGRGMIGVAPEAELLSISIGFGASASVPFTEQIANAMRWAVDHGATVINLSLTTNTLDWDPSWDDAFMYAFDHDVVVVVAAGNRGSGTDRVGAPATIPGVLAVGGVDPSGRASSDASTQGITIGISAPSERLLGISADGTLAQWNGTSGAAPIVAGIAALVRAAHPGMDADNVLNRLISTAKPAPGTAPGLDLLYGYGLVDASRAVSADVPSVSENPLGSLEDWIRVYRRADSEPSPTPSSAPVEIPPLPPVEGPPSASSPLLPSRDTVLYGSLPLAGATLAAIMIALGVSAAARRIRKARGSREPSRTTNQESLPS
- a CDS encoding O-methyltransferase; translated protein: MPTHDDVDTFLTDTLVGDDPVLDAVLQTQHDAGLPSIEVAPVNAKFLHLLTRIAGARRVLEIGTLGGYSSIWFARAVGEDGRVVTIEAEPANAEIARANLERAGVAARVEVREGRGADVLPTLEGSEPFDLVFIDADKESNTIYLDWAARLGRPGTVVVLDNVVRGGEVADAATPDSKVQGARAGLVMLGSDPRFDATALQTLDRKGWDGVAVAIVVDPSPGP
- a CDS encoding DUF501 domain-containing protein; the encoded protein is MTSTQLPPASDADLAVLQTQLGRVPRGVVGIAARCVCGNPTVVATSPRLDDGSPFPTFYYLTHPAATAAMSVLEAGHVMKEFQDELAEDDDLRAAYLAAHEAYLRDRAAYGEPEEIAGISAGGMPTRVKCLHALAGHSLAAGPGVNPIGDRALARGTWSPERCVCETPGAGG
- the eno gene encoding phosphopyruvate hydratase, translating into MALIEAVNAREILDSRGNPTVEVEVLLDDGIVQRAAVPSGASTGAFEAYELRDGDKSRYSGKGVLKAVAAVVDELGPAIEGVEASEQRIIDEILIETDGTENKSRTGANAILGVSLAVAKAAADSADLPLFRYLGGPNAHLLPVPLFNVINGGEHADNGIDFQEFFLAPIGAETYGESLRWGTEVYHVLKGELKSAGYNTGLGDEGGFAPDLPSNREGLDFLIRAIEKAGFTPGKEIAVGLDVAATEFYKDGVYTVEGKEWSVDTLVDYFADLVANFPIVTIEDALAEDDWDGWKKLTDAIGSKVQLVGDDLFVTNPKRLQQGIDLGVANSLLVKVNQIGTLSETLDAISLATRSGYTSMLSHRSGETEDTTIADLAVAVNAGQIKTGAPARSERVAKYNQLLRIEEDLGDAAVFAGRSAFPRFKG
- a CDS encoding SGNH/GDSL hydrolase family protein, whose amino-acid sequence is MRVRRPVTLTAASSVAVLGATAVAMRTLISRQAAIARRRIGKPLGEQALDADRVWRRKKHPGEPVELLLLGDSIAAGLGAGHRRDTLGARLAKGIAREAVRPVRLRTAAVVGSETSALALQLAELPPDYRADVAVIVVGGNDVTHRVPANRAAAQLEEAIGILRERGMPVVVGTCPDLGTLRAVPQPLRTLASRSSRQLAAAQARAAHRAGARVVGLARAVGPVFAERPDEMFSIDRFHPSALGYRRTADALLPAVLATLPTAPSSANP
- a CDS encoding MFS transporter translates to MTTSAHPATGSAPVPIRPGLPDPGTAEGVPTWRYLGFLLGPGVGTFAFNAVTVILPTLRERFGAGDVALELVIAGYGIPFAVLLILGGRLGDRFGRHRLYAIGMGLFLVSAIACALAPSIETLIAARVVQGVGAALCTPQVLGTIQATSRGAARTRAIAAFGASGGIGAAVGQVAGGALAAVSFGPVEGWRAVFVVVALIAVAAIVLAPLAPRSRAHEVVAIDLVGTAALALGILAASVALTFGPAWNWSWPVAVALLVAALALWGMWRHQDAIECSGRVPLLPPSVLRLRPLQLGLIAAGLFFAGYSALLYVFPRAVEAGGLTSLQAGMALLPFAVVFAGMSLAVARIQSRLGDATLILGVSLQIVALLAMGGTLAVAWGSDIGLWLQPALVILGAGQALIFSPLTQLVVREVPVEAAGLSGGMFSTAQQLALSFGVIVIGGLVSLTGAAGRDELLAGLALDIALAVAVLIVAVALRSRARRPSR
- a CDS encoding cytochrome c oxidase assembly protein, whose amino-acid sequence is MASVTYFLGVRAARRRGENWPVRRTIGFFALGLLPYAVIELGFLGVYSSELRWAFSTRIALLIFAIPAGIAAGRPLDLVPTGVRERILASRITRIFGNAMVATVVIAAVFCLFLTPLAGILRVNPVVEASLGIVVPLVGLAMVLPMMALGAVHTGTFIAIEFLLAFVELLIDSVPGLLMRLNDNVVDLIPDATQAVSWWPSMLHDQHLAGDMIWFIAEFADLPILVILMIRWMRSDRVEAKGFDDLSDEEYDEMTRAHLRGER
- a CDS encoding FtsB family cell division protein, producing the protein MDRPTLPPRGPASGGSSGAKGKGAKGKSTNGKITNGRGEKAKAPTASTAKTPSARPPGKPRTQGAEPKRPARTAARAAARPAAAQRRVDVRGWLGGIRVSGFVVIMLGLVVLGTFVLVPTVGTYMDQRQQIQALKSAVALSQSEVADLQSQRERWSDPAYITTQARERLYYTMPGEVVYLIDDDLPASAALQDQADVSGDVSQTRTDWMSQFMRSLTSAGSAQVAVPTVGVPDPTPTPDAPPAP
- a CDS encoding NAD(P)/FAD-dependent oxidoreductase, which gives rise to MTSTVPRILIVGGGYAGFYTAWKLEKLLGRGEAEVTIVDPLPYMTYQPFLPEVAAGEIEPRHVVVGLRRHLKRTTVIAGKITGINHATKTATITPIVGDETWQHEYDQIVVTAGAVSRTFPIPGIAENAIGLKTIEEAVAIRDRLTSNFDKASVLPAGPERDRLLTVVVVGGGFAGIEVFAELRAYASSLLKSYPQLSFDDTHFHLIEAMGRIMPEVSQKTSEWVLKDLAKKGAFVHLDTQVKGAVDGVIELSTGEQLPSDLIIWTAGVMANPTVVRGSDLPVEERGRIRTRPDLRVGTDEEVVEGAWAAGDVSAVPDLSGGGVGGFCVPNAQHAVRQGKLMAKNIVAVLRGEQPKQYFHKNLGAVAGLGLYNGAFQSGKIALTGFIAWLAHRGYHGLAMPTWERKFRVVGDWVQNFLHGRETVNLEAVQNPRATFEEFAARPRPAAPAAEAPADEKKPEPVAAK